In Pseudomonas sp. p1(2021b), the genomic window GGGTGCTCTACCCGGCCTGGCTGCAAGCGATCCAAGCGCTGGGGTATCAGGCAGCACCGCACATCGTGGACTGCGCCGACCTCGGCGTGCCGCAGCACAGAGTGCGTCTGTTCATGGTGCTGACCCGCAGCAAGGCGCCGCTGATGCTGCAGTTACCGCAGGAGCGGCATGTGCCGGCGGCCAGCTTCCTCGACTTCGACGGCGGTCGGTGGTCTCCCATCAAGAAGCCCGGCCGGGCCCAGGCCACGCTCGACCGGGTGCGCAACGGGCGCCAGCGATTCGGCGACCGCTTCATCATGCCCTACTACGGCAAAGGCTCCGGCACCACCGGCCGCGACATCAACCGGCCGATCGGCACCATCACCACCCTGGACCGCTGGGCCTTGGTCGACGGCGACCGCATGCGGATGCTCAGCGCCAGCGAGGCCCTGGCCGCGATGTCGTTCCCGGCAGACACCCTGCGCCCGGACAACCACCGGCTGACCATGCACATGGCCGGCAATGCGGTACCGCCGCTGGCAGGCCAGCGAGTAATTGAAGCCCTTTTGAAAGCCGCATAGGCCGGAGCCACCCATGCCCACAGAAAACCGATCCAATAACGCCGACGGCTGGATAGCCTGCGACGACGGCCTCCACCTGATCCAGATGGACGAGAACCTCAGCCATTACGGCTGGGTGTTCAGGAAAGTTGATGGAGGCCTTCCCTACTCGGTTCGCGAAGCCACACCCCACGAAATGACCCATGCCCAGGCTCGCCAGCACCTGCGGATTGGAGTCGCGCAGGTCTCTGGGCAGGCGTTAGCCCCGCAGGCCCACCCCGAGCCTATAGCCTGGATGGTTGGTACTGCCTTCTGGTGGACCAAAGAAGAGGCAGAGCGGGATGCGGCGGCGACTGGGCTGCCGATTGTTGGCGTGGGCCCGATGATCGATACCGCTGAGGTTGAGCGGCTACGAGATGGCATCAGCAGGCATTGGAAAGTCGTCTGTGACCAGCGTACCGAACTGGCCAAGCGGGATGCGCTGCTGCGCGAGATAGCCGACCATTGCAATGGGTGTGTCATGCCCACCGAACAGTTGCTTCGTGACTGGGGGTCAAGCATCGACGCCGCCTTATCCGTCAGCGTAGAGCCGAGCACTCTGCCTGACCCGCTTCGCTGCAACGAGTGCACACATGCCAACTGCGGCAAGTTTGACGGTCCACGCCAGGTCGAGTGCCGTGCAATGGCTGACAACGCCTGCGCACGCCCCGGTGCCGGTTCCCAACCCTGGAGCACATTTGTACTGAATCTGGAGACGGGCCGACTATCTAGTGCGCCGGCCCTGCACGCTTAAGCGGCTTTTCGCTGTTTGGATGCAATAACGCGAGCGCGCTCCACGCCAATGGCTAGTGCCCGTGTGATGGTTTCACCAAGGCGTTTTTCGTATGCCTCCTCTTTGATGGGCCTCCCTGAAGGAGAGTAAACCCCGATGAACATCTGTGTTGCTCCAGTCCTAGATAGTCTGGCTTGGATGTCCAATGTTGTGCCATCGGACAACTCTTCCTCGTGAGTCCTGCAATGGAGTTGGGGATCGACCCAAGACCAGTACTTCGTTCCTCTGGTTCGCATAACAATCTCCTTTTTGCTCCCCCAATAAACCCTTAGACCTTCAGGTCATTGGTAAGCCCGACCCAGCTGATGAGCGGATCTACCCAGTCCCAGAAAGCGTCACTGCGAATCCACATGCTGGGCCCCCGCGCCTTTCGTCTAATCAGGTCGCGTCCACCCACCTTAGCCCCGGTTGCCTCGACGGCGAAAACAATGTTCTGAAATGCACGCTGAATCTGACCACCGGCCGATTTTCTTGTACCGAACCCAACCACTTGTACAACTTACCGCCGCGATATGGCGGCCAAGGAATCGTCATGCCCGAAAAAATTGAGTTGGACCTCGACGCGATCGAGGCGGCGGCCAAGGCTGCTACACCGCAAGACTTCGTCAGCGCCCAAGTCGGTGGTGCCGAAGAAGGATGGATGGAATGCCCTGAGTGTGGCGGTGAAGGCTCTGTCGAGCTGACGGCCGACTACCTGAACTACGACGGCGTGGCACTGGGTGTCCAGTTCTATGGCATTGGTGAGCCGCACGTTCATGCTGAGGCGTACTACCGCGCTGCCAGGCCTGCTGTAGTGCTGGCCATGGTTGAAGAAATCCGAAACCTGCGCCAGCAGCTGGAGCAGCAGAAGGACACCAGCCGCACCATTACGCTCTCCGGCTGCGAGTTCACCGAGGATGATCTGCTCCGAAAGGCGGTGCGGATGGCTAACGGCACCAGTCGACGCAAGACCCCACGCTGGGTGCTGATGAAGGATGTCTTCTGCTGCGGGTCTGGCGTCGCCCACGCGCTGTGCAGGCGCTTCAACTCCGACCCGGACGAGGAACTGAGCCGATGACCCGCCTCGCCCTCTGCCTCCTGCTGCTGGCCACCGGCGCCAGCGCAGAACAAGGATTCTGCCAATGAAAAAAGTCCACATGTGGTCACGCATGGCAATGCTCGGCCTTATCGAAGTGAAGTGCGGCCGCCTGGTCAAGGCAACCCAGTTCACCAGTGAGGCGAGCGATGTCACCTGCCTCGCCTGCCTGAAGCAAATGGAGAAGAAATCGTGAAGACCGTCATCGGGATTTTTCTAGTAGCCATTGGCGGGATGATCTTTGGACACATGGTGGCAACGCACCAGGCTCGCAGCTTTGAATGCCCGGCTATCCAGGCCGGCAACGAGCGCCAGCTCTCCCCGCACGAAACCCAACCCGAACCTACACCTGCTGCCGCGCCGGCGGCCTGGAATGATGAGAGGTATCAGCTGTGAAGGCGCTTTCCATACGCCAGCCCTGGGCCTGGCACATCATCTACGGCGGCAAGGACATCGAGAACCGGGCCTGGCACACCAAGTTCCGTGGGCGGTTCCTGGTGCATGCTGCCCAGGGCATGACCCGGCACGAGCTGCGCGAAGCCAACAGGTTCTGCATGCTGCGCAACCTTCCGATCCCCATGGAGCTGGCCAGCCTACAACGTGGCGGCATCATCGGCTCGGTTGAGATGGTCGACAGCGTCGATACCAGCGACTCGGACTGGTACATGGGTG contains:
- a CDS encoding DNA cytosine methyltransferase is translated as MTTAIDLFAGLGGWSTGARAAGVQVLWAANHWPEAVKWHAANHPNTEHVCQDLHQARWEQVPAHDILLASPCCQGHAKARGKKSGNPEHDASRSTAWAPVSALEFHRPQAAVIENVPEFTDWVLYPAWLQAIQALGYQAAPHIVDCADLGVPQHRVRLFMVLTRSKAPLMLQLPQERHVPAASFLDFDGGRWSPIKKPGRAQATLDRVRNGRQRFGDRFIMPYYGKGSGTTGRDINRPIGTITTLDRWALVDGDRMRMLSASEALAAMSFPADTLRPDNHRLTMHMAGNAVPPLAGQRVIEALLKAA
- a CDS encoding ASCH domain-containing protein; this translates as MKALSIRQPWAWHIIYGGKDIENRAWHTKFRGRFLVHAAQGMTRHELREANRFCMLRNLPIPMELASLQRGGIIGSVEMVDSVDTSDSDWYMGAKGFVLRDPRPLPFVPLKGRLGFFDVPDDALCTCPSGDGSLRWPCPVHPPKEAQP